In Anser cygnoides isolate HZ-2024a breed goose chromosome 23, Taihu_goose_T2T_genome, whole genome shotgun sequence, the following are encoded in one genomic region:
- the LOC106044313 gene encoding probable pleckstrin homology domain-containing family N member 1: MGCCSLSARQAGSAGASQDEAELLKTGRTRKWSISDGQSEGSLQPKDPATPTETEEAEALWGRTREELLHLLITQPITGWEGTNIHSLGEIVWSSRVFLRSYHMEEMCERYVVLASLHLLILSVDHTKKTFVYEGLLPLAGMHLRQIVSAISYTFEISGSMIESRLICCQNSADFDMWIRHLQHQIKMANANCPISPINNISFLVPCDEQWKKKELMRHLLCNTILKWEGKPIQHLGRIQYLTMVQVATGCTGDSKERLLLLFPEDLLFLSVDKERTAITYEGKLPLTGIQAKEKSTVLGRLQFEITGSLTEPILITCSTAEDYEKFLFHLQKPEKNLDSLSLQPPPSIPKKSWQHH; the protein is encoded by the exons ATGGGATGCTGCAGCCTGAGTGCCAGGCAGGCTGGGTCTGCAGGAGCAAGCCAGGACGAGGCGGAGCTATTGAAGACAGGCAGGACCAG aAAGTGGTCCATCTCAGACGGCCAAAGCGAGGGATCCCTCCAGCCTAAGGACCCTGCAACCCCCACGGAGACAGAAGAG GCAGAAGCACTGTGGGGAAGAACACGGGAGGAACTGCTGCACTTGTTGATCACCCAGCCCATCACTGGCTGGGAAGGGACGAACATCCACTCTCTCGGGGAAATTGTTTGGTCCTCCCGGGTTTTTCTGAGGAGTTACCACATGGAG GAGATGTGTGAGCGCTACGTTGTGCTGGCCTCCTTACACTTGCTGATTCTTTCCGTGGATCACACAAAGAAGACATTTGTTTACGAG GGGCTCCTTCCTCTTGCTGGGATGCACCTGAGGCAGATTGTGAGTGCCATCAGCTACACGTTTGAGATTTCTG GGTCCATGATCGAATCCCGGCTCATTTGCTGCCAGAATTCAGCTGATTTTGACATGTGGATTCGACACCTCCAGCACCAAATCAAGATGGCAAATGCCAACTGCCCCATCAGTCCCATCAATAACATCTCTTTCCTG gtgccATGTGAtgaacagtggaagaaaaaggagctgATGAGACATCTCTTGTGCAACACCATTctgaaatgggaaggaaaaccAATTCAGCATCTGGGAAGGATCCAGTATTTGACCATGGTGCAAGTGGCTACTGGCTGCACAGGG GACTCTAAGGAAaggctgctgctcctgtttCCAGAAGacctgcttttcctctctgtggATAAGGAGAGAACTGCAATCACATACGAG ggAAAACTCCCCCTGACTGGAATCCAGGCAAAGGAGAAATCCACTGTGCTGGGGAGGTTACAGTTTGAAATTACAG GAAGCCTGACTGAACCAATCCTTATCACCTGTTCCACAGCAGAGGATTATGAAAAATTCCTCTTCCACCTACAGAAG CCGGAGAAAAACCTTGACTCTCTGTCACTCCAGCCACCACCAAGCATCCCTAAGAAATCCTGGCAGCATCACTAG